ACACAAAAACATGTTAATTAGCTACTCCATGCAATGGCTAGTGATGGCTCAATCCATTTGGGTTCAATCCAAACAGAATCCCCAGAAAGACCACAATTACTTGGGCATCTGTTCGTTTTCAGCCTATGCCAATTGCAGAATTTTGGACCATTATCAtccgatgatgatgatgatgatgagagaCACCAAGAACCCACAGGGAAACTATCCAGCCGCAGCCACGACGGCGCCGGTGTTGCATACCCATCACGTTTCAGGTTTAGACGATATTTGTCATCATCGCTTCGCAATTTTTCAATCTCGATTGGGTCTTCGATATTCTTCAACAGAGTAATCACttgcctcctcctcctcttgcAATCAACACAAATTGACACTTTCCCTTCTTCCCAGTCGTCTACCACGTATGAGCAAACATTGCCATCACTGGAAGGCTTACTGTCTCTTTTAAAATGTCTGTATTTCTCGCCTTTCTCACTCTGTGTGTATGCCCTGACCTCCCCCTGCTTCTCCACCCAATACAATATCCCAGCATGGACCATTGCATTCTTAATCGGCGCAAATTTTGTTCTGGGAATTTTGTCTTCAATTCTTCTCGTACTCCAACTGCTGTCGCCGCGGCGACAGAAGTTGATTCGAATCTTGTCTTCGTCGATATAGGTGATGGCGTAGACGACGCAATCGGGGGAGGTCGGGGGTGCTGACAGAGCAAAAACAGGAATGTAGTCATAGATTATAGTCCGGCGATATCTGAACTTCAACATGTGCGTCATTCCAGAGAAGTCAGTTGTCCATGGGAGATCTATCCGCGCTCGAGAGAATGGATTGAAGAAGAACAGAGATGGGGAAGGTTCAGAGGAAAACACAAGGAGCCAACCATGGTTTGAGAGCACCAATCTTGTGCTGCTCCTGCATAAATCTGGGACATCGATTGTAAACATGCGGCTGGTGGAGGGGTCCCCAAACTCCCATTTAGTAGCCGTGGAGTTTCTCGAGATCATGAGCCAAAGTGGGTCGTCGGCGGCAGACCGTCCATATTGCGCCGGGAAATTCTGTGATGCCGAACGCCACTGCTTACAGACTCCGCGAAAGGAGAGTTGGTCAAGAAAGCATAGGCATCTGAGTATCATTGTTAAAGGATCTTCAGGAAGATTGGACCAACATCTTTGATTTTCAACGTCTGTCGGCGTTGAACTTGATTGCAttgtggtttttctttttttccccatcCTTGATTGATGAATAAAGCATATATGTATACTACCACATATGAAACCCTGGAAGCCTGTAGGAAGCGgtatatatatggtatatatatatatatacggaaTACAGATAATTAAGTTATGAagttttttctgattttgtattaaaggaaattaaaaacCCATGATTTTCTGGCTATTTGGGCAACAATAAGTATAAAAGCCAAGACAATTTTTCCCCCAGAGAAGAATGACAGTTGGGTTTTCTCATTTGactctgaaaaatattttctatcaTATATCAGCTAAGGAATCATATCTCTAAGCCCATAAATACTAGTAAATGAAATGGGTAAAACTATTTTATGGTCCAGATTCAATTTTACAGCATTTAACAGTGTTCACTGTTCATGTACAAAGTACTAATGGTTTTTTTTCCACTTTAATTACGCTTCTAGAATTGAGCTGATTTCGATTCCATCTTTGATTGCAATctttatgtatataatatacTGCACGCATTTTGaacaagaaattaattaagatgtttaatttcatattaatatGCGGGAAATTAAATTAAGCAGAAATAGAATTAATAATCACGCGCAATCCATACATGCATAATATAATATCTTTATGATTTGatcctctttaatttttgattCATCAAGCTCCTTGCAGTTTGCTAATTAAGCATGGCTTGTTTCATATGATCCCTTGATATGACCAGCTTAATTCTCTTCTCATATTTTACTGCATCACATCAAACTATATCAACCACCATAGTTTCCTCATTGATAACTTTATTTCTCGACAAAACAATTGTAACAATCTATTAACGAcgttttttagactttttaattACCAACTGTGTGAGGTGTCATTGCACTTTGGTGCAACTTTGATTTCTCTAATAAGAAAACCAAATGGATGTGTTATTTTTAATACGGTTTTAAATACTTTTAACCGAATGATGTTCATCAATCAAAGTGGCGCAGCGGAAGCGTGGTGGGCCCATAACCCACAGGTCCCAGGATCGAAACCTGGCTTTGATATTCAAAGAAGCTTTCGCACCTCTTTTTCTtccacgtttttttttttttggacacaAACCCGCTGggtaaaatcacgttttcaatagAGATAGCAGATATCTAACTCTGAAACGACGAGGTTTTAGAATCCCATCTCTCTCTGGAATTCTCTGCTCCAAAATCGAACCCGACTCCCCCCCATGTCTTCGTCTTCAATCTCAGCCTCTCTCCGATTATTCACCACCAAATTCCCAAACCCTCTCCTTTCCCATAAAACCTTCATATCCCCAAAACCCCATAGCCTCTCGTTCTTCAAAACCATCTCTTTTCAAAAACTCCCCACCACCccatcatcaccatcattaTCCGCAGCAGCAGCATCGGCATCAAGCTCTCTGCCTCTGCAACCGATAGAAGAGCTCCCACCAAAGCTCCAAGAAATCGTCAATCTCTTCCAGTCCGTGCAAGAGCCCAAAGCCAAGTACGAGCAACTCTTGTTCTATGGGAAAAACCTCAAGCCGCTCGGAACCCAGTTCAAGACGAAGGAGAACAAGGTCGAGGGCTGTGTCTCGCAGGTCTGGGTCAGGGCCTACTTGGACTCGGACAAGAATGTTGTCTTCGAGGCCGATTCGGACTCGGTCCTCACCAAGGGACTCGCCGCTTTGCTCGTCAATGGGCTCTCCGGTCGGCCCGTCGAGGAGATTCTGCGGGTCTCGCCGGACTTCGCAATGCTTCTTGGGCTTCAGCAGAGTCTCACACCTTCGAGGAATAATGGGTTCTTGAATATGTTAAGGCTGATGCAGAAGAAGGCGCTTCAATTGGCTGTGGAAGCCGAAAAGGGCAAGCTTTCGATGTCAGAAAAAGTCGATGGCGGTATTGAAAGTGTCAACTTTGAATCGAATCCTGATGTGGGTGTTGAAGAAAACCCGGTGGGGATATCGGATTCGCTGTCCCAAATGGATGGCAGTGCTGAAAATGGAAACTTTGGGTCGAATTCTAATGCTAGAGTTGAAGAAAGCCCGGTTCAGAGTTCGAATTCGGATTCTTTGGGGAGTAGGGGGGTGAGAATTAAGGAG
This genomic interval from Corylus avellana chromosome ca3, CavTom2PMs-1.0 contains the following:
- the LOC132176161 gene encoding sufE-like protein 1, chloroplastic/mitochondrial translates to MSSSSISASLRLFTTKFPNPLLSHKTFISPKPHSLSFFKTISFQKLPTTPSSPSLSAAAASASSSLPLQPIEELPPKLQEIVNLFQSVQEPKAKYEQLLFYGKNLKPLGTQFKTKENKVEGCVSQVWVRAYLDSDKNVVFEADSDSVLTKGLAALLVNGLSGRPVEEILRVSPDFAMLLGLQQSLTPSRNNGFLNMLRLMQKKALQLAVEAEKGKLSMSEKVDGGIESVNFESNPDVGVEENPVGISDSLSQMDGSAENGNFGSNSNARVEESPVQSSNSDSLGSRGVRIKEKLERELSPVELEVEDISYQHAGHAGARGSDGETHFNVKVVSKEFEGKSLVKRHRLVYGLLQEELQSGLHALSIVAKTPSEV
- the LOC132176497 gene encoding uncharacterized protein LOC132176497, whose product is MILRCLCFLDQLSFRGVCKQWRSASQNFPAQYGRSAADDPLWLMISRNSTATKWEFGDPSTSRMFTIDVPDLCRSSTRLVLSNHGWLLVFSSEPSPSLFFFNPFSRARIDLPWTTDFSGMTHMLKFRYRRTIIYDYIPVFALSAPPTSPDCVVYAITYIDEDKIRINFCRRGDSSWSTRRIEDKIPRTKFAPIKNAMVHAGILYWVEKQGEVRAYTQSEKGEKYRHFKRDSKPSSDGNVCSYVVDDWEEGKVSICVDCKRRRRQVITLLKNIEDPIEIEKLRSDDDKYRLNLKRDGYATPAPSWLRLDSFPVGSWCLSSSSSSSDDNGPKFCNWHRLKTNRCPSNCGLSGDSVWIEPKWIEPSLAIAWSS